In Halorubrum sp. BV1, the following proteins share a genomic window:
- a CDS encoding V-type ATP synthase subunit D has protein sequence MAKDVKPTRKNLMAIEDRIELSERGHDTLEQKRDGLIMEFMDILDQAQDVRSDVSENYETAQRKIDMARAMEGDVAVRGAAAALKEHPEITTQSKNIMGVVVPQIESSKVKKSLDERGYGLLGSSARIDEAADAYEELLESIILAAEVETAMKKMLTEIETTKRRVNALEFTLLPRLYENQEYIEQKLEEQEREEIFRLKKIKAKKEEEEKAEAAEAAAESQAVEEPEAAD, from the coding sequence ATGGCCAAGGACGTCAAACCGACACGCAAGAATCTGATGGCGATCGAGGACCGCATCGAACTCTCCGAGCGCGGTCACGACACCCTCGAACAGAAGCGTGACGGCCTCATCATGGAGTTCATGGACATTCTCGACCAGGCACAGGATGTCCGATCGGACGTCTCCGAGAACTACGAGACGGCCCAGCGGAAAATCGACATGGCCCGAGCGATGGAGGGCGACGTCGCCGTTCGGGGCGCGGCCGCGGCGCTGAAAGAGCACCCGGAGATCACGACGCAGTCGAAGAACATCATGGGGGTCGTCGTTCCCCAGATCGAGTCCTCGAAGGTGAAAAAGAGCCTCGACGAGCGGGGCTACGGGCTGCTCGGCTCCTCCGCCCGCATCGACGAGGCGGCAGACGCCTACGAGGAACTGCTCGAATCCATCATTCTCGCCGCCGAGGTCGAGACGGCGATGAAAAAGATGCTCACGGAGATCGAGACCACGAAGCGCCGCGTGAACGCGTTGGAGTTCACGCTCTTGCCCCGCCTATACGAGAATCAAGAATACATAGAACAGAAGCTCGAAGAGCAGGAGCGCGAAGAGATCTTCCGGCTGAAGAAGATCAAAGCGAAAAAAGAAGAAGAGGAGAAGGCCGAGGCCGCCGAGGCGGCCGCCGAGAGTCAGGCGGTCGAAGAGCCCGAAGCGGCCGACTGA